A part of Candidatus Abyssobacteria bacterium SURF_5 genomic DNA contains:
- a CDS encoding HNH endonuclease, producing the protein MVNESVLVLNRSWIAVNVASARRAISLLYQGYAKVVSPEDFSTYDFDDWRELSQAADDYCIHAVNFKIRIPDVIVLTVFNGIHRRDIKFSRRNIFERDRNTCQYCGNKFKKWELTLDHVVPRSIGGRSTWENLVLACIPCNVRKGNRLPEEAAMPLIRKPRKPRWIPYSTESFASARKPSWQRFVDAAYWDVELKD; encoded by the coding sequence ATGGTAAATGAAAGCGTTCTCGTACTGAATCGCTCCTGGATAGCGGTAAATGTTGCAAGTGCCCGCCGTGCAATAAGCCTTTTATACCAAGGCTATGCAAAGGTTGTCTCGCCGGAAGATTTTTCCACGTATGACTTTGACGATTGGAGAGAACTATCTCAAGCCGCGGATGACTACTGTATCCATGCGGTAAACTTCAAGATAAGGATCCCCGACGTGATTGTGCTCACCGTTTTCAATGGGATTCATCGGCGCGACATCAAATTTTCTCGACGAAATATATTTGAGAGAGACAGAAACACCTGCCAGTACTGTGGGAACAAGTTCAAGAAGTGGGAACTGACGCTTGATCACGTGGTTCCGCGCAGTATAGGCGGGCGCTCCACCTGGGAAAACCTGGTGCTTGCATGCATACCCTGCAATGTGCGCAAAGGGAACCGTTTGCCGGAAGAAGCGGCGATGCCCCTCATTCGCAAGCCCCGGAAACCGCGCTGGATACCCTATTCCACCGAAAGCTTTGCTTCAGCCCGAAAGCCGAGCTGGCAAAGATTTGTGGATGCTGCATATTGGGACGTTGAGCTGAAAGACTGA